A section of the Oryza sativa Japonica Group chromosome 1, ASM3414082v1 genome encodes:
- the LOC4326574 gene encoding SNF2 domain-containing protein ENL1-like isoform X4: MKSNLIDKTVKGSTFVATMLLQKICNHPQNLTAVDSCEEQLALKENRTLQGIVKKLEALIAKNTTKTSNCLKSCKLTFILQLLEKLKEEGHKVLIFSQTRLMLDEIEEALTNKGVHFARMDGTVTASKREAIIKGFQSKDGPPIFLMTTKVGGIGLNLTNASRVIIADPSWNPSLDNQCVDRVYRIGQEKNVIIYRLITSCTIEERIYEKQVSKEGIFKAATEERDFRRYINKLGYKEFLKLPEMGFGTSLLQKRLEIETMTDNIRATLKSHLIFLRQQGIVGVSVHNTLFEKTINLPPQKIDMKYLPPQKIDMGDENRSTVGHSRSQHRRSLSDSCIDWSELAVNPKAKPVRNTSFRVEKVEVDRTVKIEAKRAELECKTKLYEHIKEAAHDSGANVLRQMKAIEKEISELTSQEEIEEKKRKGG, translated from the exons ATGAAGAGCAATTTGATTGATAAGACAGTGAAGGGATCAACATTTGTTGCAACAATG CTGCTCCAAAAGATATGCAACCATCCTCAGAACTTGACAGCTGTAGATTCCTGTGAGGAACAATTAGCGTTGAAAGAAAACAGGACGTTACAGGGCATTGTCAAAAAACTTGAAGCTTTGATTGCAAAGAATACCACAAAGACATCAAATTGTCTCAAGTCATGCAAGCTTACATTTATACTGCAATTGTTG GAAAAACTTAAGGAAGAAGGGCACAAGGTGCTAATTTTCTCACAGACGCGCCTAATGCTTGATGAAATAGAG GAGGCACTAACCAACAAGGGAGTACATTTTGCTCGTATGGATGGGACTGTTACAGCTTCTAAAAGAGAAGCTATTATTAAG GGCTTTCAAAGTAAAGATGGGCCTCCCATATTTTTAATGACCACAAAAGTGGGTGGTATAGGTCTAAATTTAACTAATGCTTCCAGAGTTATCATCGCTGATCCATCTTGGAATCCGAG CCTGGATAATCAATGCGTTGATAGAGTGTACAGAATTGGACAGGAGAAGAATGTCATCATCTATAGGCTTATAACCTCGTGTACTATTGAGGAAAGAATATATGAAAAACAG GTATCCAAAGAAGGGATTTTCAAAGCTGCAACAGAAGAACGTGATTTCAGGCGCTACATCAACAAACTG GGTTACAAAGAATTTTTAAAACTTCCTGAGATGGGTTTCGGAACATCCTTATTACAGAAAAGGCTTGAGATAGAGACCATGACAGATAACAT TAGGGCAACATTGAAGAGTCATTTGATATTTTTGAGACAGCAAGGTATAGTAGGCGTATCAGTTCACAACACATTGTTTGAGAAAACAATTAATCTTCCTCCTCAAAAGATTGATATGAAGTATCTTCCTCCTCAAAAGATTGATATGGG TGATGAAAATAGAAGTACGGTTGGGCATTCAAGATCTCAGCACCGCCGATCGCTTTCAGATAGTTGCATAGATTG GTCTGAGTTAGCAGTGAATCCAAAAGCAAAACCTGTTAGAAATACATCATTCAGAGTTGAAAAAGTTGAAGTAGACCGGACTGTGAAAATTGAAGCTAAAAGGGCTGAGCTAGAATGCAAGACTAAGTTGTATGAA CATATCAAGGAAGCAGCTCATGACTCTGGAGCCAATGTTCTTCGACAAATGAAGGCTATTGAAAAAGAGATTTCTGAACTAACATCACAAGAAGAgatagaagaaaagaaaaggaaagggggTTAG
- the LOC4326574 gene encoding SNF2 domain-containing protein ENL1-like isoform X1, giving the protein MVQIKELGEGSSHAGQVVIRGLPSELSYADLADYFIKYGKIVDLIIIRAKGTAQAGDSAKITYADAAISDKIIKCRHIIKGKHVVVDRTLMEDTIQYKDKKTNRRITLDGLPWTVSNDDIVHFFSPYGTVVDHQITQKDENKLSEGSGFVLFSSELAVIKILSNGNTVNLGGEKVSINRSGAFVIAATGHHIKHPFLLPSEIFSSLFPHQKDGLEWLWRLHCEKSGGGILADDMGLGKTRQASAFLAGLFYSDLTQRVLIVAPGTILHQWIAELTKVGFNEDLIHSFWCAKTRHDSLAQVLKEGGVLLITYDLVRLYNEELNGMSSKSSKMRRACPSWDYVILDEGHVLKNPNTKNAAALKSLSRGQTVVLTGTPVQNNLSEFHSLMSLCCPTVLGSLAAFERDFCKPIDMGNVLEATTEVVMISSKKAMEFRKMVRPYFLRRTKESIESLLPNKADLVIWLKLTPYQI; this is encoded by the exons ATGGTACAGATTAAGGAACTTGGCGAGGGCAGCAGCCATGCTGG GCAAGTTGTTATAAGAGGGCTGCCTAGCGAATTGTCATATG CTGACCTAGCAGACTATTTCATTAAATATGGAAAGATAGTTGATTTGATTATTATCAGGGCCAAGGGCACAGCCCAGGCAGGGGATTCTGCTAAAATTACTTATGCCGATGCTGCCATTTCTGATAAAATAATCAAGTGCAGGCATATTATCAAAGGAAAACAT GTTGTAGTTGATAGAACATTAATGGAAGACACCATTCAGTATAAGGACAAGAAGACAAACCGGAGGATAACTCTGGATGGCCTTCCCTGGACAGTGTCCAATG ATGATATTGTGCACTTCTTCTCTCCATATGGAACAGTAGTTGACCATCAGATCACTCAGAAGGATGAAAATAAACTTTCTGAAGGATCAGGGTTTGTGCTCTTCAGTTCTGAGCTAGCTGTAATTAAAATTCTCTCAAATGGCAACACTGTTAATCTTGGTGGTGAAAAG GTGTCTATTAATAGATCAGGTGCTTTTGTTATCGCAGCAACTGGACACCATATAAAACACCCCTTTCTCCTTCCTAGTGAGATATTTTCTAGTCTCTTCCCTCATCAAAAGGATGGGCTTGAATGGCTCTGGAGGCTCCACTGTGAAAAATCCGGTGGGGGAATTCTTGCGGATGATATGGGCCTAGGCAAAACCCGCCAG GCTTCAGCCTTTCTAGCTGGCCTTTTTTATTCCGATTTGACACAAAGGGTATTGATTGTTGCCCCGGGCACAATCTTGCATCAGTGGATTGCTGAATTAACAAAAGTTGGTTTTAATGAAGATCTTATACATAG CTTCTGGTGTGCCAAGACAAGGCATGATTCTCTAGCGCAGGTGCTAAAG GAAGGTGGTGTTCTGCTTATTACGTATGATCTGGTGAGGTTGTATAATGAAGAACTAAACGGCATGAGCAGTAAAAGCTCAAAGATGAGAAGAGCTTGTCCTTCATGGGACTATGTGATTCTTGATGAGGGTCACGTGCTGAAGAACCCAAATACGAAAAATGCTGCTGCGCTGAAAAGCTTATCTCGTGGGCAAACAGTTGTCCTCACAGGAACACCGGTTCAAAATAACCTTTCG GAATTTCATTCACTAATGAGTCTTTGCTGTCCTACTGTCTTGGGCTCTCTTGCTGCTTTTGAAAGAGACTTCTGTAAACCAATTGACATGGGAAATGTGCTTGAGGCAACAACTGAAGTAGTAATGATATCTTCTAAAAAGGCCATG GAGTTCCGCAAAATGGTGCGACCTTATTTTCTTAGGCGCACCAAGGAAAGTATTGAAAGCCTTTTACCTAATAAAGCTGATCTTGTCATCTGGCTGAAGCTAACGCCATATCAG ATATAA
- the LOC4326574 gene encoding SNF2 domain-containing protein ENL1-like isoform X2 — protein sequence MVRTYFMSPFVCPADLADYFIKYGKIVDLIIIRAKGTAQAGDSAKITYADAAISDKIIKCRHIIKGKHVVVDRTLMEDTIQYKDKKTNRRITLDGLPWTVSNDDIVHFFSPYGTVVDHQITQKDENKLSEGSGFVLFSSELAVIKILSNGNTVNLGGEKVSINRSGAFVIAATGHHIKHPFLLPSEIFSSLFPHQKDGLEWLWRLHCEKSGGGILADDMGLGKTRQASAFLAGLFYSDLTQRVLIVAPGTILHQWIAELTKVGFNEDLIHSFWCAKTRHDSLAQVLKEGGVLLITYDLVRLYNEELNGMSSKSSKMRRACPSWDYVILDEGHVLKNPNTKNAAALKSLSRGQTVVLTGTPVQNNLSEFHSLMSLCCPTVLGSLAAFERDFCKPIDMGNVLEATTEVVMISSKKAMEFRKMVRPYFLRRTKESIESLLPNKADLVIWLKLTPYQI from the exons ATGGTGCGCACCTATTTCATGAGCCCATTCGTCTGCCCTG CTGACCTAGCAGACTATTTCATTAAATATGGAAAGATAGTTGATTTGATTATTATCAGGGCCAAGGGCACAGCCCAGGCAGGGGATTCTGCTAAAATTACTTATGCCGATGCTGCCATTTCTGATAAAATAATCAAGTGCAGGCATATTATCAAAGGAAAACAT GTTGTAGTTGATAGAACATTAATGGAAGACACCATTCAGTATAAGGACAAGAAGACAAACCGGAGGATAACTCTGGATGGCCTTCCCTGGACAGTGTCCAATG ATGATATTGTGCACTTCTTCTCTCCATATGGAACAGTAGTTGACCATCAGATCACTCAGAAGGATGAAAATAAACTTTCTGAAGGATCAGGGTTTGTGCTCTTCAGTTCTGAGCTAGCTGTAATTAAAATTCTCTCAAATGGCAACACTGTTAATCTTGGTGGTGAAAAG GTGTCTATTAATAGATCAGGTGCTTTTGTTATCGCAGCAACTGGACACCATATAAAACACCCCTTTCTCCTTCCTAGTGAGATATTTTCTAGTCTCTTCCCTCATCAAAAGGATGGGCTTGAATGGCTCTGGAGGCTCCACTGTGAAAAATCCGGTGGGGGAATTCTTGCGGATGATATGGGCCTAGGCAAAACCCGCCAG GCTTCAGCCTTTCTAGCTGGCCTTTTTTATTCCGATTTGACACAAAGGGTATTGATTGTTGCCCCGGGCACAATCTTGCATCAGTGGATTGCTGAATTAACAAAAGTTGGTTTTAATGAAGATCTTATACATAG CTTCTGGTGTGCCAAGACAAGGCATGATTCTCTAGCGCAGGTGCTAAAG GAAGGTGGTGTTCTGCTTATTACGTATGATCTGGTGAGGTTGTATAATGAAGAACTAAACGGCATGAGCAGTAAAAGCTCAAAGATGAGAAGAGCTTGTCCTTCATGGGACTATGTGATTCTTGATGAGGGTCACGTGCTGAAGAACCCAAATACGAAAAATGCTGCTGCGCTGAAAAGCTTATCTCGTGGGCAAACAGTTGTCCTCACAGGAACACCGGTTCAAAATAACCTTTCG GAATTTCATTCACTAATGAGTCTTTGCTGTCCTACTGTCTTGGGCTCTCTTGCTGCTTTTGAAAGAGACTTCTGTAAACCAATTGACATGGGAAATGTGCTTGAGGCAACAACTGAAGTAGTAATGATATCTTCTAAAAAGGCCATG GAGTTCCGCAAAATGGTGCGACCTTATTTTCTTAGGCGCACCAAGGAAAGTATTGAAAGCCTTTTACCTAATAAAGCTGATCTTGTCATCTGGCTGAAGCTAACGCCATATCAG ATATAA
- the LOC4326574 gene encoding SNF2 domain-containing protein ENL1-like isoform X3 translates to MQVANADLADYFIKYGKIVDLIIIRAKGTAQAGDSAKITYADAAISDKIIKCRHIIKGKHVVVDRTLMEDTIQYKDKKTNRRITLDGLPWTVSNDDIVHFFSPYGTVVDHQITQKDENKLSEGSGFVLFSSELAVIKILSNGNTVNLGGEKVSINRSGAFVIAATGHHIKHPFLLPSEIFSSLFPHQKDGLEWLWRLHCEKSGGGILADDMGLGKTRQASAFLAGLFYSDLTQRVLIVAPGTILHQWIAELTKVGFNEDLIHSFWCAKTRHDSLAQVLKEGGVLLITYDLVRLYNEELNGMSSKSSKMRRACPSWDYVILDEGHVLKNPNTKNAAALKSLSRGQTVVLTGTPVQNNLSEFHSLMSLCCPTVLGSLAAFERDFCKPIDMGNVLEATTEVVMISSKKAMEFRKMVRPYFLRRTKESIESLLPNKADLVIWLKLTPYQI, encoded by the exons ATGCAAGTAGCAAATG CTGACCTAGCAGACTATTTCATTAAATATGGAAAGATAGTTGATTTGATTATTATCAGGGCCAAGGGCACAGCCCAGGCAGGGGATTCTGCTAAAATTACTTATGCCGATGCTGCCATTTCTGATAAAATAATCAAGTGCAGGCATATTATCAAAGGAAAACAT GTTGTAGTTGATAGAACATTAATGGAAGACACCATTCAGTATAAGGACAAGAAGACAAACCGGAGGATAACTCTGGATGGCCTTCCCTGGACAGTGTCCAATG ATGATATTGTGCACTTCTTCTCTCCATATGGAACAGTAGTTGACCATCAGATCACTCAGAAGGATGAAAATAAACTTTCTGAAGGATCAGGGTTTGTGCTCTTCAGTTCTGAGCTAGCTGTAATTAAAATTCTCTCAAATGGCAACACTGTTAATCTTGGTGGTGAAAAG GTGTCTATTAATAGATCAGGTGCTTTTGTTATCGCAGCAACTGGACACCATATAAAACACCCCTTTCTCCTTCCTAGTGAGATATTTTCTAGTCTCTTCCCTCATCAAAAGGATGGGCTTGAATGGCTCTGGAGGCTCCACTGTGAAAAATCCGGTGGGGGAATTCTTGCGGATGATATGGGCCTAGGCAAAACCCGCCAG GCTTCAGCCTTTCTAGCTGGCCTTTTTTATTCCGATTTGACACAAAGGGTATTGATTGTTGCCCCGGGCACAATCTTGCATCAGTGGATTGCTGAATTAACAAAAGTTGGTTTTAATGAAGATCTTATACATAG CTTCTGGTGTGCCAAGACAAGGCATGATTCTCTAGCGCAGGTGCTAAAG GAAGGTGGTGTTCTGCTTATTACGTATGATCTGGTGAGGTTGTATAATGAAGAACTAAACGGCATGAGCAGTAAAAGCTCAAAGATGAGAAGAGCTTGTCCTTCATGGGACTATGTGATTCTTGATGAGGGTCACGTGCTGAAGAACCCAAATACGAAAAATGCTGCTGCGCTGAAAAGCTTATCTCGTGGGCAAACAGTTGTCCTCACAGGAACACCGGTTCAAAATAACCTTTCG GAATTTCATTCACTAATGAGTCTTTGCTGTCCTACTGTCTTGGGCTCTCTTGCTGCTTTTGAAAGAGACTTCTGTAAACCAATTGACATGGGAAATGTGCTTGAGGCAACAACTGAAGTAGTAATGATATCTTCTAAAAAGGCCATG GAGTTCCGCAAAATGGTGCGACCTTATTTTCTTAGGCGCACCAAGGAAAGTATTGAAAGCCTTTTACCTAATAAAGCTGATCTTGTCATCTGGCTGAAGCTAACGCCATATCAG ATATAA
- the LOC4326574 gene encoding SNF2 domain-containing protein ENL1-like isoform X5: MEDTIQYKDKKTNRRITLDGLPWTVSNDDIVHFFSPYGTVVDHQITQKDENKLSEGSGFVLFSSELAVIKILSNGNTVNLGGEKVSINRSGAFVIAATGHHIKHPFLLPSEIFSSLFPHQKDGLEWLWRLHCEKSGGGILADDMGLGKTRQASAFLAGLFYSDLTQRVLIVAPGTILHQWIAELTKVGFNEDLIHSFWCAKTRHDSLAQVLKEGGVLLITYDLVRLYNEELNGMSSKSSKMRRACPSWDYVILDEGHVLKNPNTKNAAALKSLSRGQTVVLTGTPVQNNLSEFHSLMSLCCPTVLGSLAAFERDFCKPIDMGNVLEATTEVVMISSKKAMEFRKMVRPYFLRRTKESIESLLPNKADLVIWLKLTPYQI; encoded by the exons ATGGAAGACACCATTCAGTATAAGGACAAGAAGACAAACCGGAGGATAACTCTGGATGGCCTTCCCTGGACAGTGTCCAATG ATGATATTGTGCACTTCTTCTCTCCATATGGAACAGTAGTTGACCATCAGATCACTCAGAAGGATGAAAATAAACTTTCTGAAGGATCAGGGTTTGTGCTCTTCAGTTCTGAGCTAGCTGTAATTAAAATTCTCTCAAATGGCAACACTGTTAATCTTGGTGGTGAAAAG GTGTCTATTAATAGATCAGGTGCTTTTGTTATCGCAGCAACTGGACACCATATAAAACACCCCTTTCTCCTTCCTAGTGAGATATTTTCTAGTCTCTTCCCTCATCAAAAGGATGGGCTTGAATGGCTCTGGAGGCTCCACTGTGAAAAATCCGGTGGGGGAATTCTTGCGGATGATATGGGCCTAGGCAAAACCCGCCAG GCTTCAGCCTTTCTAGCTGGCCTTTTTTATTCCGATTTGACACAAAGGGTATTGATTGTTGCCCCGGGCACAATCTTGCATCAGTGGATTGCTGAATTAACAAAAGTTGGTTTTAATGAAGATCTTATACATAG CTTCTGGTGTGCCAAGACAAGGCATGATTCTCTAGCGCAGGTGCTAAAG GAAGGTGGTGTTCTGCTTATTACGTATGATCTGGTGAGGTTGTATAATGAAGAACTAAACGGCATGAGCAGTAAAAGCTCAAAGATGAGAAGAGCTTGTCCTTCATGGGACTATGTGATTCTTGATGAGGGTCACGTGCTGAAGAACCCAAATACGAAAAATGCTGCTGCGCTGAAAAGCTTATCTCGTGGGCAAACAGTTGTCCTCACAGGAACACCGGTTCAAAATAACCTTTCG GAATTTCATTCACTAATGAGTCTTTGCTGTCCTACTGTCTTGGGCTCTCTTGCTGCTTTTGAAAGAGACTTCTGTAAACCAATTGACATGGGAAATGTGCTTGAGGCAACAACTGAAGTAGTAATGATATCTTCTAAAAAGGCCATG GAGTTCCGCAAAATGGTGCGACCTTATTTTCTTAGGCGCACCAAGGAAAGTATTGAAAGCCTTTTACCTAATAAAGCTGATCTTGTCATCTGGCTGAAGCTAACGCCATATCAG ATATAA